One genomic region from Deltaproteobacteria bacterium encodes:
- a CDS encoding GTPase domain-containing protein codes for MSVINTVKKEINFKIVYCGPGLSGKTTTLQQLQNQVQAKSKTKIKSLSKTEKTLFFDFLPLSSNGIKGFKTRFQVYTVPGQPLYEDSRKLLLKGVDGIIFVVDSALERLQDNLDSSEELRNHIQKMGYAPKDIPIIIQYNKRDLPDACALDELRRVVNTFHVADFESVALQGKGILEPFQECLRQVILTLKTA; via the coding sequence ATGTCGGTCATCAACACGGTCAAGAAAGAAATCAACTTTAAAATCGTTTACTGCGGCCCCGGCCTTTCGGGAAAAACCACCACCCTCCAGCAGTTGCAAAACCAGGTTCAGGCAAAATCAAAAACCAAAATCAAGAGCCTCTCCAAGACCGAAAAGACCCTCTTTTTCGACTTCCTCCCCCTTTCCTCCAACGGGATCAAGGGGTTCAAGACCCGTTTTCAGGTCTACACGGTCCCCGGCCAGCCGCTCTATGAAGATTCCCGCAAACTTCTTTTAAAAGGGGTGGACGGGATCATTTTCGTTGTCGATTCGGCGCTGGAGCGCCTGCAGGACAATCTCGATAGTAGCGAGGAGTTGCGCAACCATATCCAAAAAATGGGATACGCCCCCAAGGATATCCCGATTATCATCCAGTACAACAAGCGCGACCTGCCGGATGCCTGCGCTCTGGATGAACTGCGAAGGGTCGTCAACACCTTCCATGTCGCCGACTTTGAGTCGGTGGCCCTGCAGGGAAAGGGAATTCTGGAACCATTCCAGGAATGCCTCCGGCAAGTGATCCTGACCTTGAAGACAGCGTGA